In a single window of the Chelonia mydas isolate rCheMyd1 chromosome 8, rCheMyd1.pri.v2, whole genome shotgun sequence genome:
- the MPL gene encoding thrombopoietin receptor isoform X5: protein MCAHCTCLWPTDVALLGAVSETIRCFSRSFEDLTCFWDEEEAEHGNHTYRFYYTYNGETAKECALALQRRSGGGSRYVCIFPSSHEVRLFTQLCLRVLDTRSNQTKYSREVAVETVGLVAPPVNITATWAGAAGALQVSWEPPATEYTELFIYEILYCIVGSMEPSCRKQVQSTRACVLHTLQPGAKYHIRIRTKPDGLSLDGFWGPWSQAVAAEIPRSSGEIGLRCFTPDLQWVRCEWTWDPADSNSSHSLFYRSQGSSDASRGQAWQHCQEHSAGPQSTHTCMFQPRNDSDIFTLVNVSRGHLEPVLSYFGEPFRMHQAVLTRPPRILQANISGGQLRLQWDPPQEELAEYMVYQVRYSVKNSMDWKVLQIQHAANSETLDLRAGPGYLLQVRAKPNAQQLQGFWSAWSETIVVEAPSGAGSKDTGEPDAFTAPFSVPGWIILSLTITLFFFVGLLGLRCSFPSVYSVKRKLWPPAPDLHRVLGTFLTDGSKQQQANTSFYNKPLEDVILPCLLEVLSERKGAETPPEPTLLKTAGPGSDIPEDAETSNLSSPHQDYMVLHPSSPTGSRYENEYLDSRGEGDDSYLRGLAVLLLHVPDAHSELRQDRAEIQYNPLVPSSLQAEDIPLGGPVDSEEEDWDCPCSGKQSMSTTDISNQSYLLMSSWEQQPFL, encoded by the exons ATGTGTGCACACTGCACATGCCTCTGGCCaactg ATGTGGCTCTCCTGGGAGCGGTTTCTGAGACCATTCGCTGCTTCTCCCGATCTTTTGAAGACCTCACCTGTTTCtgggatgaggaggaggcagagcatgGGAACCACACATACCGCTTCTACTACACCTACAACGG ggagACGGCCAAGGAGTGTGCGCTGGCTCTGCAGAGACGGAGCGGCGGGGGCAGCCGTTACGTCTGCATCTTCCCCAGCAGCCATGAGGTGCGGCtcttcacccagctctgcctccgCGTGCTAGACACACGCAGCAACCAGACCAAGTACTCCCGGGAAGTCGCCGTGGAGACGGTCG GGCTCGTTGCTCCCCCTGTGAATATAACGGccacctgggctggggcagctggggcGCTGCAGGTGAGCTGGGAACCCCCAGCTACTGAATACACCGAGCTCTTCATCTATGAGATCCTCTACTGCATTGTGGGCTCCATGGAACCATCCTGCCGG AAGCAGGTGCAGAGCACCAGGGCATGTGTCCTCCacaccctgcagcctggggccaaGTACCACATCCGGATCCGCACCAAGCCAGATGGCTTGTCCCTGGATGGATTCTGGGGTCCCTGGTCTCAGGCAGTGGCTGCTGAAATACCCCGCTCCTCAG GGGAGATCGGGCTGCGCTGTTTCACCCCCGACCTGCAGTGGGTGCGGTGTGAGTGGACCTGGGATCCTGCAGATTCCAACAGCTCCCACAGCCTCTTCTATCGGTCCCAAGGGAGCAGTGATGCCTCCAG aGGCCAGGCTTGGCAGCACTGTCAGGAGCACAGCGCAgggccccagagcacccacaccTGCATGTTCCAGCCCAGGAATGACAGCGACATCTTCACCTTGGTGAATGTCTCTCGGGGGCATCTTGAGCCAGTCCTCAGCTACTTTGGGGAGCCATTCCGGATGCATCAGGCCG TGCTCACCAGACCCCCAAGGATCTTGCAGGCCAACATCAGCGGTGGGCAGCTGAGGCTGCAGTGGGACCCACCACAGGAGGAACTGGCAGAGTACATGGTGTATCAGGTCCGCTACTCAGTGAAGAACAGCATGGACTGGAAG GTCCTGCAGATCCAGCATGCGGCCAACAGTGAGACCCTGGACCTGCGTGCTGGCCCCGGCTACCTCCTCCAGGTGCGAGCCAAGCCCAATGCGCAGCAGCTCCAGGGGTTCTGGAGTGCCTGGTCAGAGACCATCGTGGTGGAGGCCCCTTCTGGAGCAG GCAGCAAGGACACTGGGGAGCCCGATGCATTCACTGCTCCCTTCTCTGTCCCCGGCTGGATAATACTGAGCCTCACCATCACACTGTTCTTCTTCGTGGGACTCCTGGGGCTGAGGTGCTCTTTTCCGTCTGTGTACAG CGTGAAGCGAAAGCTCTGGCCTCCCGCCCCAGATCTGCACCGTGTCCTGGGCACTTTCCTCACCGACGGCAGCAAGCAGCAGCAG GCAAACACTTCATTCTACAACAAGCCCTTGGAAGACGTGATCCTACCCTGCCTCCTGGAAGTCCTTTCTGAGAGGAAGGGGGCTGAGactcccccagagcccaccctGCTGAAGACAGCAGGCCCAGGGTCTGACATCCCCGAGGATGCAGAGACTAGCAATCTCTCCTCTCCTCACCAGGACTACATGGTGCTGCATCCCAGCAGCCCCACGGGCAGCCGCTACGAGAATGAGTACTTGgacagcagaggggagggggatgacAGCTACCTTAGGGGTCTCGCTGTGCTCCTGCTCCATGTCCCAGATGCCCACTCAGAGCTCCGGCAGGACAGGGCTGAGATCCAGTACAACCCACTGGTGCCTAGCAGCCTTCAGGCCGAAGACATACCTCTAGGGGGGCCTGTGGACTCTGAGGAAGAGGACTGGGATTGCCCATGCTCCGGGAAGCAGTCCATGTCCACTACAGACATTTCTAACCAGTCCTACCTGCTGatgagcagctgggagcagcagccctTCCTCTGA